One Candidatus Zixiibacteriota bacterium genomic window, AAGAAAAAGCGACGAGGAGGGCCGGTGATTCCATGACCAAAACGAGAAGAATGGTCACGATTGACGGGAATACCGCGGCCGCCTATGTAGCTCATGCCTTGAGTGAAGTAATCGCCATATATCCTATCACACCTTCATCCAATATGGGTGAAATCGCCGACGCCAAATCGGCGGACGGCGAGACCAACATCTGGGGGACAATTCCCAATGTGGTCGAAATGCAGTCGGAAGGGGGCGCCTCCGGCGCGGTTCATGGAGCCGCCACGGCCGGGGCGCTGACCACCACCTTCACCGCTTCGCAGGGACTCCTGTTGATGATTCCCAATATGTTCAAGATTTCGGGCGAAATGACGCCGACGGTGTTTCATGTATCGGCCCGTTCGGTGGCCACTCACGCCCTCTCTATTTTCGGCGACCACTCCGATGTCATGGCGACTCGTTCGACCGGTTTCGGCCTTATTGCCTCAGGATCGGTGCAGGAAGTGATGGATCTGGCGCTAATCACTCACGCCGCGTCGTTGGAGAGCCGGGTGCCGTTTGTTCATTTCTTCGATGGGTTCCGTACCTCGCATGAGGAGCAGAAAGTTGAGCAGTTTGATTTTGAGGATATCCGCGCCATGATCAGTGAAGAGGCAATTGCGGCGCACCGCGCCCGTTCCCTCAGCCCCGACCATCCGACGCTGAAGGGATCTTCACAGAACCCGGATGTTTTTTTCCAGGCGCGAGAGACGGTCAATAAATATTATTTGAAGGCTCCCGAGATTATCCAGCAAGTAATGGACCGGTTCGCGAAAGTTGTCGGGCGTCAGTACCGGCTGTTTGATTATTTCGGCGCCCCGGATGCCGACCGGATTGTAATTATGATGGCCTCGGGCGCGGAAACGATGCATGAGACGATTGATTATCTCAACGCCCATGGCGAAAAAGTGGGGTTGATAAAAATCCGGTTGTATCGTCCTTTCTCCATCGAAGCGCTGCTTAAAGCGATTCCCAAAACGGTCAAAAAGATCGCCGTGCTTGACCGCACCAAAGAGCCGGGTGCGGTGGGCGAACCGCTCTATGTCGACATACAATCGGTTGTCGGCGAGGGGATGAAAAACGGGCTGGCCCCGTTCAGTGAATATCCGCTGATTGTCGGCGGGCGGTATGGTTTAAGCTCCAAGGAGTTCACTCCGGCCATGGCCAGGGCGGTTCTGGATAATATCAAAATCGGCCAGCCGAAGAATCATTTTACGGTCGGTATTGTCGATGATGTCACCTATACCAGTCTTGAGGTTGACAATTCTTTCAGTGTCGAAGGGGATGATGTTTTCCGCGGGCTGTTTTACGGCCTGGGCGCGGACGGCACGGTCGGCGCCAACAAAAATTCCATCAAGATTATCGGTGAAAACACGAACAACTATGCTCAGGGTTATTTTGTTTACGACTCCAAGAAAGCCGGCGCGGTCACGGTATCGCACCTGCGTTTCGGCAAGAAAATTATCCGCAGCCCCTATCTGATCGATTCGGCCAAGTTCGTGGCCTGCCACAATTTCTCTTTCCTCGAACGGTATGATATGCTTTCGCCGCTCGTTAAGGGAGGCACTTTCCTGCTTACCTGCCCCTACGGCCCCGAGGAAGTATGGGACAAGCTGCCCATGGAAGTGCAGAAACAGATAATCGACAAAAAAGCCAGGTTCTATGTGATTGATGCGATCAAACTGGGCAAAGAGCTCGGCCTGGGGGCGCGAATCAACATGATCATGCAGACCGCTTTCTTTTCCATCAGCGGCATTCTGCCCAAGGATGAAGCGATCATGGCTATCAAGGATGCTCTGAAAAAGACCTATGGCCACAAAGGCGACAAAGTGGTGCAGATGAATTATGCCTCGGTCGATGCCGCGGTCAGCAATATTCACCAGGTGCAGTATCCCGACCGGGTCACCAGCAAGATCAAGATGCCGCCGCTGGTTCCCGAAAACGCTCCCGAATTTGTCCGGTACGTAACGGCGACAATTATCTCGGGCAAAGGCGATACGCTTCCGGTTTCGGCGATGCCCGATGACGGGACATTCATGACCGGCACGACACAGTATGAGAAGAGAAATATTGCGGTCGAAATTCCGGTCTGGGATGAACAGCTCTGCATTCAGTGCGGTATCTGTTCCATTGTTTGCCCGCATGCCTCAATCAGAATGAAAATTTATGATTCCAAGCTGCTGGCGAAGGCGCCGGAGACTTTCAAGGCGGTCGATGCCAAAACCAAACAGTATGAAGGGCTGAAATATACGCTTCAGGTGGCACCAGAGGATTGCACCGGCTGCGAGGTCTGTGTCAACGCCTGCCCGGTTTACGGCAAGGACGACAAGGGGAACAAGACCGACCACAAGGCGATCAACATGGCGGTGCAGCTTCCCCTGCGCGAGAAGGAAGCCAAGAACTGGGAATTTTTCCTTTCGCTGCCGGAGACCGACCCTTCGCTTTTCAATCCCGAGACGGTCAAAGGAAGTCAACTGGTCAGGCCGTTATTCGAATTTTCGGGCGCCTGCGCCGGGTGCGGCGAGACGCCATATATCAAGCTGGTCAGCCAGTTGTTCGGTGATCGGGCTTTGATCGGAAACGCCACCGGCTGCTCATCGATTTATGGCGGAAATCTTCCCACGACACCATATACCAAGCGTGCCGACGGGCGCGGGCCGGCCTGGTCCAACTCCCTTTTTGAGGACAATGCCGAATTCGGATTCGGGATGCGTCTGGCGGTCGACAAGATGAAAGAGCATGCTTTGGAATTGACCGCCAAGCTCTGCCCCGAGGAGTACGAGGCAATCAAGAACGCCGACCAGTCGATTCAGGCCGGGATTGAACTTCAGAGAGAGCGGATCGTGAAGCTGAAAATGAAACTGCAGAAAATGCGCGGCGAAGAAGCCAAGAAGCTTTTGACCATTGCCGATTATCTGGTGAGAAAATCGGTCTGGGCTTTCGGCGGTGACGGCTGGGCGTATGATATCGGGTTCGGCGGACTCGATCATGTGCTGGCCTCGGGAAGAGATGTCAATGTCCTGGTGCTCGATACCGAGGTTTATTCCAACACCGGCGGACAGATGTCCAAATCATCGCCGATGGGAGCGGTCGCCAAGTTTGCGGCCGCCGGCAAGCCGATTCCCAAGAAGGATTTGGGAATGATCATGATGGCTTACGGGAGTGTTTATGTCGCGCAGATTGCCATCGGAGCGAGCCAGAATCAGACGGTTAAGGCGATAGTGGAGGCCGAGCGGTATAACGGACCCTCCATCATCATCGCTTACAGCCATTGTATTGCACATGGCATAGACATGTCGCACGGTCTGGATGAACATAAGAAGGCGGTTGATTCCGGTCACTGGATTCTCTATCGTTTCAACCCGGAGCTGATTGCGCAGGGGAAGAACCCTCTTCAACTGGACAGCAAGCCGCCGTCGATAAGTTATGCCGACTATGCCTATGGCGAGGTTCGTTTCCGGACTCTTAAAGCCAGCATGCCGGAGCGTTCCGACAAATTGATTCGGATGGCTCAGGAGGATGCGGTGAGGAGATATAATCTCTACAAGCAGATGGCCGCCATGGATTATAGTTTTATGATCAAGAAATAGTCCGAGGCGGCCGGCTAAATCAAGGGCAGGATGGTTGTTCCTGCCCTTTTCTATTTGCTGTTGCGTCAGGTCCTAGATTCCGCCTTAGCGGAAGCGAGACCTGACGCCTCCGTAGGATATT contains:
- the nifJ gene encoding pyruvate:ferredoxin (flavodoxin) oxidoreductase — translated: MTKTRRMVTIDGNTAAAYVAHALSEVIAIYPITPSSNMGEIADAKSADGETNIWGTIPNVVEMQSEGGASGAVHGAATAGALTTTFTASQGLLLMIPNMFKISGEMTPTVFHVSARSVATHALSIFGDHSDVMATRSTGFGLIASGSVQEVMDLALITHAASLESRVPFVHFFDGFRTSHEEQKVEQFDFEDIRAMISEEAIAAHRARSLSPDHPTLKGSSQNPDVFFQARETVNKYYLKAPEIIQQVMDRFAKVVGRQYRLFDYFGAPDADRIVIMMASGAETMHETIDYLNAHGEKVGLIKIRLYRPFSIEALLKAIPKTVKKIAVLDRTKEPGAVGEPLYVDIQSVVGEGMKNGLAPFSEYPLIVGGRYGLSSKEFTPAMARAVLDNIKIGQPKNHFTVGIVDDVTYTSLEVDNSFSVEGDDVFRGLFYGLGADGTVGANKNSIKIIGENTNNYAQGYFVYDSKKAGAVTVSHLRFGKKIIRSPYLIDSAKFVACHNFSFLERYDMLSPLVKGGTFLLTCPYGPEEVWDKLPMEVQKQIIDKKARFYVIDAIKLGKELGLGARINMIMQTAFFSISGILPKDEAIMAIKDALKKTYGHKGDKVVQMNYASVDAAVSNIHQVQYPDRVTSKIKMPPLVPENAPEFVRYVTATIISGKGDTLPVSAMPDDGTFMTGTTQYEKRNIAVEIPVWDEQLCIQCGICSIVCPHASIRMKIYDSKLLAKAPETFKAVDAKTKQYEGLKYTLQVAPEDCTGCEVCVNACPVYGKDDKGNKTDHKAINMAVQLPLREKEAKNWEFFLSLPETDPSLFNPETVKGSQLVRPLFEFSGACAGCGETPYIKLVSQLFGDRALIGNATGCSSIYGGNLPTTPYTKRADGRGPAWSNSLFEDNAEFGFGMRLAVDKMKEHALELTAKLCPEEYEAIKNADQSIQAGIELQRERIVKLKMKLQKMRGEEAKKLLTIADYLVRKSVWAFGGDGWAYDIGFGGLDHVLASGRDVNVLVLDTEVYSNTGGQMSKSSPMGAVAKFAAAGKPIPKKDLGMIMMAYGSVYVAQIAIGASQNQTVKAIVEAERYNGPSIIIAYSHCIAHGIDMSHGLDEHKKAVDSGHWILYRFNPELIAQGKNPLQLDSKPPSISYADYAYGEVRFRTLKASMPERSDKLIRMAQEDAVRRYNLYKQMAAMDYSFMIKK